From one Arcobacter lacus genomic stretch:
- a CDS encoding AAA domain-containing protein, with the protein MDINKYLILINDEDKTEEIESFDVNKNKVDVVFKNNNTKYQYSLDKVKIIENPTEVNINSCIVFSNGKQLFKISKILDFKSHLKVFFEDGSYRLYDKKHIKIEKNSLNNNRVNSVLEYLKNLAERLNNSDDKEEVGFLDKQYKKMTFISEDSVLSKYLSSSSIDTFENKSTIIFPFGFNLSQEKAVKNALTNQISIIEGPPGTGKTQTILNILSNIIMQEKTVAIVSNNNAATKNVYDKLNSYDLSFISAFLGNKDNQEEFFNNQDTSYPNFVNEKTEVDFKKLYQEVSLDSKSIKEMLSTQNELALQKQLYEEFKVEKKHFLDYYEKKDKNIEYFKSFNKYDIDSILSLLAEFENIQLLNKKITLLFKIKNLIKYRLFSFSIYKYSINSIIEYLQSLFYENKEIEITKQINTFENKLSNFDFENKMKLYTQKSMFLLKRFIANKYKYGTTRTSFNSDVLWRDFRSFIEEYPIVLSTTHSLRNSTGNSYLYDYLIIDESSQVDLLSGSLALSCAKNVVIVGDLKQLPHVITNETKDLIQIVYNQYKVDEAYHYDNNLLLSITKIFKDVPKTLLKEHYRCNPKIIGFCNKKFYNNELIVLTKFKNENESPLVLFNTAEGNHARGKYNQRQIDVITNEILPNLNDSSIGIISPFRKQVNKINEEYKNNKEIEVDTVHKYQGREKNIIILSTVVNDEDEFADDKNLLNVAISRAVDKLYVVVSDREKNQNMKDLVGYIKYYNCDIVESKIYSIFDLLYKSYSSHLNKYQQKYKNVSEHKSENLMSLIIDEVLKEDNFLHLDVVLHRQLRVIIKDFSLLNEEETKFVNNENTHIDFLIYSKINKQIVLAIEVDGYKYHEDSPIQKKRDKLKDEILEKYNIPIIRFATNASQESKKLKECLKKLV; encoded by the coding sequence ATGGATATAAATAAATATTTAATTCTAATTAATGATGAAGATAAAACAGAAGAGATTGAAAGTTTTGATGTTAATAAAAATAAAGTTGATGTAGTTTTTAAAAATAACAATACAAAATACCAATATAGTTTAGATAAAGTTAAGATAATTGAAAATCCTACAGAGGTAAATATAAATAGTTGTATTGTTTTTTCAAATGGGAAACAATTATTTAAGATATCTAAAATTCTTGATTTTAAAAGTCACTTGAAAGTTTTTTTTGAAGATGGCAGTTATAGATTGTATGATAAAAAGCATATTAAAATAGAAAAAAATTCTTTAAACAATAATAGAGTAAATAGTGTATTAGAGTATTTAAAAAATTTAGCAGAAAGATTAAATAATAGTGATGATAAAGAAGAAGTTGGATTTTTAGATAAACAATATAAAAAAATGACTTTCATAAGTGAAGATAGTGTTTTATCTAAATATTTAAGTTCTAGTAGTATTGATACTTTTGAAAATAAATCTACTATAATCTTTCCATTTGGATTCAACCTAAGCCAAGAAAAAGCTGTAAAAAATGCACTAACAAATCAAATAAGTATTATAGAAGGACCTCCAGGTACTGGTAAAACACAAACTATATTAAATATTTTATCAAATATTATAATGCAAGAAAAAACAGTTGCTATTGTGTCAAATAATAATGCAGCAACAAAAAATGTATATGATAAATTAAATAGTTACGATTTGTCTTTTATATCAGCTTTTTTGGGTAATAAAGATAATCAAGAAGAGTTTTTTAATAATCAAGACACTAGTTATCCTAACTTTGTAAATGAAAAAACTGAGGTTGATTTTAAAAAACTATATCAAGAAGTAAGCCTAGATAGTAAATCTATTAAAGAGATGTTATCTACTCAGAATGAATTAGCATTACAAAAACAACTATATGAAGAATTTAAAGTAGAAAAAAAACATTTTTTAGACTACTATGAAAAAAAAGATAAAAATATAGAATATTTTAAAAGTTTCAACAAGTACGATATTGATTCTATACTTTCTTTATTGGCAGAGTTTGAGAATATTCAACTTTTAAATAAAAAAATAACGCTTTTGTTTAAAATAAAGAATCTTATAAAATATAGACTCTTTTCTTTTTCAATTTATAAATACTCGATAAATTCAATAATTGAATATCTTCAAAGTTTATTTTATGAAAATAAAGAAATTGAAATAACTAAACAAATAAATACTTTTGAAAATAAGTTATCAAATTTTGATTTTGAAAATAAAATGAAGTTATATACCCAAAAGTCAATGTTTTTATTAAAAAGATTTATCGCAAATAAATATAAATATGGCACTACAAGAACAAGTTTTAATAGTGATGTTTTATGGAGAGACTTTAGAAGTTTCATTGAAGAATATCCTATTGTTTTAAGTACAACACATTCCTTAAGAAACTCTACTGGGAATAGTTATTTATATGATTATTTGATAATAGATGAATCTTCTCAAGTTGATCTGCTTTCAGGTTCTTTAGCTTTATCTTGTGCAAAAAATGTGGTTATTGTTGGTGACCTAAAACAACTACCTCATGTAATTACAAATGAAACAAAAGATTTAATTCAAATTGTTTACAACCAATACAAAGTTGATGAAGCATATCATTATGACAATAACTTGTTACTATCAATTACTAAAATTTTTAAAGACGTTCCCAAAACACTTTTAAAAGAGCACTATAGATGCAATCCAAAAATCATAGGTTTTTGTAATAAAAAATTTTATAATAACGAGCTAATAGTTCTAACAAAATTCAAAAATGAAAATGAATCACCTTTAGTTTTATTTAATACTGCAGAAGGAAATCATGCAAGAGGAAAATACAATCAACGTCAAATTGACGTAATTACTAACGAGATATTACCTAATTTAAATGATAGTAGCATAGGAATAATCTCTCCATTTAGAAAACAAGTAAATAAAATAAATGAAGAGTATAAAAATAATAAAGAAATAGAAGTTGATACTGTACATAAATATCAAGGTCGTGAAAAAAATATAATCATTTTAAGTACAGTAGTAAATGATGAAGATGAATTCGCTGATGATAAGAACTTGTTAAATGTTGCTATTTCAAGAGCTGTAGATAAACTTTATGTAGTAGTTTCAGATAGAGAAAAGAATCAAAATATGAAAGATTTAGTAGGATATATTAAGTATTATAATTGTGATATTGTAGAAAGTAAAATTTACTCAATATTTGATTTACTTTATAAAAGCTATTCTTCTCATCTAAATAAGTATCAACAAAAATATAAAAATGTATCTGAACATAAATCTGAAAATTTGATGAGCCTTATAATTGATGAAGTACTGAAAGAGGATAACTTTCTTCACTTAGATGTTGTATTACATAGACAATTACGTGTGATAATTAAAGATTTTAGTTTACTAAATGAAGAAGAAACTAAATTTGTAAATAATGAAAATACTCATATAGACTTTTTAATATATAGCAAAATTAATAAACAGATTGTATTGGCAATTGAAGTTGATGGTTATAAGTATCATGAGGATAGTCCAATTCAAAAAAAGCGTGATAAATTAAAAGATGAAATATTAGAGAAATATAATATTCCAATAATAAGATTTGCAACTAATGCTAGTCAAGAAAGTAAAAAATTAAAAGAATGTTTAAAAAAGCTTGTATAA